A window of Syntrophorhabdaceae bacterium contains these coding sequences:
- the nifU gene encoding Fe-S cluster assembly protein NifU: MWEYTDKLKDHFLNPRNVGEIEDPDGVAEVGSIACGDALKLTFKLDENGRIKDARFKTFGCASAIASASALTEMLKGKTIEEAMAITNKDIADYLGGLPQEKMHCSVMGEEALQKAIENYKGTSYKRPEEQIVCECFGVTDGEIERAVKQNHLTTVDEVTNYTKAGGGCGNCLERIKAIIDRVYAEKRPKETPSKRPALSNIQKIKMIEETIDREIRPSLKHDGGDIELVDVVGNRVIVALRGSCAICKASQATLKGFVEQKLKELVTPELIVEEVE, encoded by the coding sequence ATGTGGGAATATACAGATAAATTAAAAGACCATTTTTTAAACCCCAGGAACGTAGGTGAGATAGAAGACCCAGATGGGGTAGCTGAAGTAGGTTCTATTGCCTGTGGAGATGCCCTTAAACTCACCTTCAAACTTGACGAGAACGGACGCATCAAGGATGCACGATTCAAGACCTTTGGTTGTGCCAGTGCTATTGCCTCTGCGTCTGCCCTCACCGAGATGCTGAAAGGAAAGACCATAGAAGAGGCAATGGCCATTACAAATAAGGATATAGCCGATTACTTAGGCGGTCTTCCCCAGGAAAAGATGCACTGTTCTGTTATGGGTGAGGAGGCGCTCCAAAAGGCAATAGAAAACTATAAGGGCACAAGCTATAAAAGGCCTGAAGAACAGATAGTTTGTGAATGCTTTGGAGTAACAGACGGAGAGATAGAGCGTGCAGTAAAACAGAACCATCTCACTACCGTTGATGAAGTAACAAACTATACAAAGGCAGGGGGAGGTTGCGGCAACTGTCTTGAAAGGATAAAGGCAATTATAGACAGGGTTTATGCTGAAAAAAGACCCAAAGAAACACCATCCAAAAGACCTGCACTTTCCAATATCCAGAAGATAAAGATGATAGAGGAGACCATAGATAGGGAGATACGTCCATCACTCAAGCATGATGGAGGAGACATTGAACTTGTGGATGTGGTGGGAAACAGGGTCATTGTTGCCCTTAGGGGTTCATGCGCAATCTGTAAGGCATCACAGGCAACCCTGAAAGGATTTGTAGAACAGAAACTAAAAGAGCTTGTTACACCAGAATTAATCGTGGAGGAGGTTGAGTAA
- the mnmA gene encoding tRNA 2-thiouridine(34) synthase MnmA, with protein sequence MQNPQKIYILIKMAARNKVVAVGLSGGVDSTMTALILKRQGFTLVGLTMQIWDGAYHYNATKSGCYGPNESQDIEDAKNVADILGIEHYVIDLRKEYHDTVIEYFCNEYARGRTPNPCIRCNARIKFGVMLDKALASGISFDFFATGHYARILLDPTSNRYILKRGMDRLKDQSYFLYRLTQKQLERTLFPLGDFKKDEILHMASESDFHDLLKRPQSQDFLEWDDYSVLLGDTHEPGNIIDENGDIIGRHKGISRYTIGQRRHLNLAGLKEPYYVLSIDRERNEIVAGPKHSLKKSCLLAEDIHFIIPFDEIKDKTLSAQIRYRSAPSECTATITDDGCLKVQFIEPQEAITPGQSVVLYMDDTVIGGGIIRGL encoded by the coding sequence TTGCAAAATCCACAAAAAATCTATATACTCATTAAAATGGCAGCAAGGAATAAAGTAGTGGCAGTCGGGTTAAGCGGAGGAGTGGATTCAACCATGACAGCCCTCATCCTAAAAAGGCAAGGATTCACCTTGGTGGGCCTGACCATGCAGATATGGGATGGTGCATACCATTATAATGCCACAAAGAGTGGCTGCTATGGTCCAAATGAGTCCCAGGATATAGAAGACGCAAAAAACGTGGCGGATATCCTTGGAATAGAGCATTATGTAATAGACCTGAGAAAAGAATATCATGATACTGTGATAGAATATTTTTGTAATGAGTATGCAAGGGGAAGGACACCCAATCCCTGTATCAGATGCAATGCCAGGATAAAGTTTGGTGTAATGCTGGATAAGGCTCTTGCCTCAGGCATATCCTTTGATTTCTTTGCCACAGGCCATTATGCAAGGATTTTATTAGACCCTACCTCAAATAGATACATCCTTAAAAGGGGCATGGACAGATTAAAAGACCAGTCCTATTTCCTCTACAGATTGACCCAAAAACAGCTTGAAAGGACATTATTTCCCTTAGGTGATTTTAAAAAGGATGAGATACTACATATGGCAAGCGAATCAGATTTCCATGACCTATTGAAAAGGCCTCAAAGCCAGGACTTCCTCGAGTGGGATGATTACAGTGTCCTTTTAGGAGATACCCATGAGCCGGGAAATATCATAGATGAAAACGGTGATATCATAGGCAGGCACAAAGGCATAAGTCGCTATACCATAGGCCAGAGAAGGCATCTCAATCTGGCAGGTTTAAAAGAGCCCTATTATGTGCTAAGCATTGATAGAGAAAGAAATGAGATTGTGGCAGGGCCTAAACATTCCCTCAAAAAGAGTTGCCTCTTAGCAGAGGACATCCACTTTATCATTCCTTTTGATGAGATAAAAGATAAAACCCTTTCGGCACAAATAAGATACAGGAGTGCACCTTCTGAATGCACTGCCACCATTACCGATGATGGATGCTTAAAGGTTCAATTCATTGAACCCCAGGAGGCAATAACACCTGGTCAGTCTGTAGTATTATATATGGATGACACTGTAATAGGCGGTGGGATAATAAGAGGCCTTTGA
- a CDS encoding Rrf2 family transcriptional regulator produces the protein MKKYIIPINIVGDIMKISTKGRYGLRAMIDIAANSTDGAPVFLSEIAKRQGVSEKYLEHIFSILHKAGLVKAIRGRKGGYLLQREPDGISLYEIISALEGPCTLVDCVNDLKICSKAETCITRDIWKLLGERIEGYLKDYNLSALVRMQANKVQQDNIMYHI, from the coding sequence ATGAAAAAGTATATTATTCCCATTAATATAGTAGGAGATATAATGAAGATATCCACTAAAGGGAGATACGGGCTTAGGGCAATGATAGATATAGCAGCCAATAGCACTGATGGAGCACCTGTATTCCTTTCAGAGATTGCAAAGAGACAGGGGGTATCTGAGAAATATCTTGAACACATATTCAGCATATTACACAAGGCTGGTCTTGTAAAGGCCATAAGGGGCAGGAAGGGTGGATATCTATTACAACGAGAGCCCGATGGTATATCCCTCTATGAAATCATATCGGCCCTTGAAGGACCATGCACTTTAGTGGACTGCGTGAATGACCTAAAGATATGCTCAAAGGCTGAAACCTGTATAACAAGAGATATTTGGAAACTACTCGGTGAAAGGATCGAGGGGTATCTTAAAGATTATAATCTCTCCGCACTGGTCCGAATGCAGGCTAATAAGGTCCAGCAGGATAACATCATGTATCATATTTAA
- the larE gene encoding ATP-dependent sacrificial sulfur transferase LarE gives MEINKDLKGKLENLKKLIMPLERVIVAYSGGVDSTFLLKVCTDTLGSKNIMAFIRTSPTYPESEIHEAKNLAGIMGVPYVVAGAGEMEDPNFLSNPKDRCYYCKTHLFEVVWKCAGKEGFNHVLEGSNLDDLDDFRPGRKACEELNVKSPLIEAGLTKKEIRMLSKALLLPTHDKPSFACLSTRIPYGTPITTELLKRIELSENALHRIGIKDLRVRYHNDIARIEVNNKELSKVIKLRKQVVEELKKYGFIYVALDLEGYRTGSMNQPM, from the coding sequence ATGGAGATAAATAAAGACCTCAAGGGAAAACTTGAAAACCTAAAAAAACTCATCATGCCCCTTGAACGGGTAATAGTGGCATACTCTGGCGGCGTGGACAGCACCTTTTTGCTCAAGGTGTGCACAGATACCCTGGGAAGCAAAAACATTATGGCCTTTATAAGGACATCACCCACCTATCCTGAAAGCGAAATCCATGAGGCCAAAAACCTGGCAGGCATTATGGGTGTGCCTTATGTAGTTGCCGGGGCTGGCGAGATGGAAGACCCAAATTTTCTCTCCAACCCAAAGGATAGATGTTATTATTGCAAGACCCATCTCTTTGAGGTAGTATGGAAATGTGCAGGAAAAGAGGGCTTTAACCACGTCCTTGAAGGCTCAAACCTCGATGACCTTGATGATTTCAGACCTGGAAGAAAGGCCTGTGAAGAATTGAATGTAAAAAGCCCACTGATTGAAGCAGGCTTGACAAAGAAAGAGATAAGGATGCTATCTAAGGCCCTTTTGCTTCCCACCCATGACAAACCTTCTTTTGCATGTCTATCCACAAGGATACCTTACGGAACCCCCATCACCACTGAACTCCTGAAAAGGATAGAGCTTTCGGAAAATGCATTGCATAGGATAGGGATAAAGGATTTGAGGGTAAGATACCACAATGATATAGCCCGAATAGAGGTAAACAATAAAGAGCTTTCAAAGGTCATTAAACTCCGCAAACAGGTAGTAGAAGAATTAAAAAAATATGGTTTTATTTATGTGGCCCTTGACCTTGAGGGCTACAGAACGGGAAGCATGAATCAACCCATGTAA
- a CDS encoding 2-hydroxyacyl-CoA dehydratase encodes MDKIIGFTTTIPFEIIFAAGYTPCDLNNIFITDHDPIHYIEKAERDGFPKSMCNWIKGIYGVVMEKDIDHIIAVMEGDCSNTQALAEILQFKGFHIIPYSFPFDRDRDAIKREVEKLMEFFHVNHEKLRQTETEIEAVRKKLWEIDRMTWQERVITGYENHLWLIRSSDMLGDYRLYERMAEDFLNEAKKRDPIEGVRLGFIGIPPIMTDLYEFVESIGGHIVYNETQRQFSMPFGETDIVERYRRYTYPYGIFPRLDDIKAEIKKRDIKGIIHYVQAFCYRVMEDVILREAIDCPILTIEGELPKPLDSRQRLRLEAFIEMLKSKEN; translated from the coding sequence ATGGATAAGATCATAGGATTCACCACCACAATACCCTTTGAGATAATCTTTGCAGCCGGATATACACCCTGTGACCTGAACAATATCTTTATAACAGACCATGACCCAATACATTATATAGAAAAGGCTGAAAGGGATGGTTTTCCAAAAAGCATGTGCAACTGGATAAAGGGTATCTATGGCGTGGTTATGGAAAAAGATATAGACCATATAATAGCGGTTATGGAGGGAGATTGTAGCAATACCCAGGCTTTGGCAGAGATACTTCAATTCAAAGGCTTCCATATAATCCCCTATTCATTCCCCTTTGACAGAGACAGGGATGCAATCAAAAGGGAGGTAGAAAAACTCATGGAATTCTTCCATGTAAACCATGAAAAACTAAGACAAACTGAGACAGAAATAGAGGCAGTGAGGAAAAAACTCTGGGAAATAGACAGGATGACATGGCAGGAAAGGGTAATTACAGGTTATGAAAATCACCTATGGCTTATCAGGTCATCGGACATGTTAGGAGATTACAGATTATATGAGAGGATGGCAGAGGATTTCTTAAATGAGGCAAAAAAAAGAGACCCCATAGAGGGTGTAAGGTTAGGCTTTATAGGCATACCTCCCATAATGACTGATCTATATGAGTTTGTGGAATCTATAGGCGGTCATATTGTTTATAATGAGACGCAGAGGCAATTCAGTATGCCTTTTGGGGAGACAGATATTGTAGAGCGTTATAGGAGATACACATACCCATATGGTATCTTTCCCAGGCTGGATGATATTAAGGCAGAGATAAAAAAAAGGGATATTAAGGGTATAATACACTATGTCCAGGCCTTCTGTTACAGGGTCATGGAGGATGTCATATTGAGAGAGGCCATTGATTGTCCCATCCTTACCATAGAAGGCGAGCTCCCAAAACCCCTTGATTCAAGGCAGAGGCTAAGGCTGGAGGCATTTATAGAGATGCTTAAAAGCAAGGAAAATTAA
- the cysK gene encoding cysteine synthase A — MSNIYEDNSFSIGKTPLVKLNKVTDGAKAMVLAKIEGRNPSYSVKCRIGAAMIWDGEKSGKLKPGMEIVEPTSGNTGIALAYVAAARGYKLTLTMPETMSIERRKVLRILGANIILTEGSKGMKGAVDKAEEMAKSNPYRYFMPQQFENPANPAIHEETTAVEIWNDTEGNVDIFVAGVGTGGTITGVSRYFKVKRGKMITSVAVEPTHSPVLTQTIKGETIKPGPHMIQGIGAGFVPKVLDLSLIDRIETVGNDEAMEMARRLAREEGILCGISSGAACHVATKIAREEENKGKTIVVIFPDLAERYLSTPLFEGILSGLDGAIASDGPI, encoded by the coding sequence ATGTCCAACATATATGAAGACAATTCTTTTTCTATAGGAAAAACACCCCTTGTCAAACTTAATAAGGTTACAGATGGAGCAAAGGCAATGGTCCTTGCAAAGATAGAGGGCAGGAATCCTTCTTATTCGGTAAAGTGCAGGATTGGCGCTGCCATGATTTGGGATGGAGAAAAGTCAGGTAAATTGAAACCCGGCATGGAGATCGTAGAGCCTACCTCAGGCAATACAGGCATTGCACTCGCCTATGTGGCAGCAGCAAGGGGATATAAACTCACCCTTACCATGCCTGAAACTATGAGCATAGAGCGCCGCAAGGTCTTGAGGATACTCGGCGCCAATATTATCCTTACAGAGGGGTCAAAGGGAATGAAGGGTGCAGTGGATAAGGCAGAAGAGATGGCAAAGAGTAATCCTTACCGATATTTCATGCCCCAGCAGTTCGAAAACCCTGCAAACCCCGCAATCCATGAAGAGACAACTGCAGTGGAGATCTGGAATGACACAGAAGGCAATGTGGATATATTTGTGGCAGGAGTGGGAACAGGAGGGACAATAACTGGGGTGAGCAGGTATTTTAAGGTTAAAAGGGGAAAGATGATAACATCTGTGGCAGTAGAACCCACTCATTCCCCTGTCCTTACCCAGACAATAAAGGGTGAAACTATAAAACCTGGTCCTCACATGATTCAAGGGATAGGGGCAGGATTTGTCCCCAAGGTGCTCGATCTATCCCTTATAGACAGGATAGAGACTGTAGGTAATGATGAGGCTATGGAGATGGCAAGGCGTCTGGCAAGGGAAGAAGGCATATTGTGTGGCATATCTTCAGGCGCTGCCTGTCATGTGGCCACAAAGATTGCACGTGAAGAGGAAAACAAAGGAAAGACCATTGTGGTCATCTTTCCTGACTTAGCAGAAAGATACCTCTCAACACCATTATTCGAGGGGATCCTAAGTGGACTTGACGGCGCCATAGCCTCTGATGGTCCAATATAG
- a CDS encoding ATP synthase subunit I: MKDTIINDIERLNFIIFLVGSILSLIIMKEYKYFFSFAVASAIITLNFRFLKKIIQDGFGKSNIKKKDFLIKLPIKFFLFAGIVAVIIIYGNIDVIFFLIGLSTLFISVIINQIMAIMIKRRQKDGA; this comes from the coding sequence ATGAAAGACACAATAATAAATGACATAGAGCGTCTTAATTTTATAATATTTTTAGTAGGCTCAATCCTTTCATTGATAATAATGAAAGAGTATAAATATTTTTTTAGTTTTGCTGTTGCCAGTGCGATAATTACCCTAAATTTTCGATTTCTAAAAAAGATTATACAAGATGGTTTTGGTAAATCAAATATAAAGAAAAAAGATTTTCTCATAAAGTTGCCCATTAAATTTTTTCTCTTTGCAGGGATAGTAGCAGTAATAATAATCTATGGCAATATAGATGTAATATTCTTTCTTATAGGCCTATCCACACTGTTTATTTCGGTTATAATAAATCAAATTATGGCTATAATGATAAAGAGGAGGCAGAAAGATGGAGCATGA
- a CDS encoding HDIG domain-containing protein: protein MPITRDEAVELLDKYIKNEKMKNHCYATEAVMRALARRLGRDEEKWAIAGLLHDLDIELVNGDLNIHGSKTEKILNEKGVEKDIVDAIIMHNETLTGKKRQSEFEHALAAGETITGLIIATALVYPQKKIASVKPKSVIKRMKEKAFAASVNRDNIMECEVIGLSLNEFVDISLDAMKDIGDKLGL, encoded by the coding sequence ATGCCTATAACAAGAGATGAGGCAGTAGAATTACTGGATAAATATATCAAAAACGAGAAGATGAAAAACCACTGTTATGCCACAGAGGCTGTAATGAGGGCGCTTGCCCGCAGGCTTGGCAGAGATGAAGAAAAATGGGCCATTGCAGGACTCCTCCATGACCTGGATATAGAGCTTGTAAATGGAGACCTGAATATCCATGGAAGCAAGACAGAGAAGATACTCAATGAAAAAGGCGTAGAAAAAGACATCGTAGATGCAATAATTATGCATAATGAGACCTTAACGGGTAAAAAACGCCAAAGTGAGTTTGAACATGCCCTTGCAGCAGGAGAGACCATTACAGGCCTGATAATAGCCACAGCCCTTGTATATCCCCAAAAAAAGATTGCAAGTGTAAAGCCTAAGTCTGTAATAAAAAGGATGAAGGAGAAGGCATTTGCTGCCTCTGTGAATAGAGATAACATTATGGAATGTGAAGTTATAGGATTATCCCTCAACGAATTTGTAGATATAAGTTTAGATGCCATGAAGGATATAGGTGATAAACTGGGGTTATAA
- a CDS encoding AtpZ/AtpI family protein, translating into MYMVLKDSKKDTIKSLIDYSSLGLEMGLSVAIGIAIGYFLDKFFKTYPYLTIIFMFFGIGAAFKTIIVLIKKMQKEDERHNNK; encoded by the coding sequence ATGTATATGGTATTAAAAGATTCAAAGAAAGACACAATTAAGTCCTTGATTGATTACAGCTCTCTTGGGCTTGAGATGGGTCTTTCTGTTGCCATAGGCATTGCAATAGGTTATTTTCTGGATAAGTTTTTTAAAACATATCCATATCTTACAATAATTTTTATGTTTTTTGGTATTGGAGCAGCATTCAAGACAATCATAGTATTGATTAAAAAGATGCAGAAAGAAGATGAAAGACACAATAATAAATGA
- the nifS gene encoding cysteine desulfurase NifS has product MKTIYLDNNATTMVAKEVLDAMIPYFHDSYGNPSSIHSFGGMVAKDLAEAREKVAALLGAEADEIIFTSCGTESDNTAIYSAISLNPQKKHILTTRVEHPAVKVLCEHLAVKGYRVTFLPVDSEGMLDMDEYKKSLTPDTAIVSIMWANNETGVIFPVEEAAQLAHEKGILFHTDAVQAAGKIPINMKKNQIDMLSISGHKLHAPKGIGALYVRKGTKFAPFLTGGHQEKNRRAGTENVPSIIGLGKACELALNNMDKEDTYVKSLRDRLENGLLSAIPQCKVNGHRERRLPNTTNISFEFVEGESILLLLDQFGICASSGSACTSGSLQPSHVLRAMGVPYTMAHGSIRFSLSVYNTEEEIEFVIKTIPSIIEKLRSMSPYWMTEHPVCATS; this is encoded by the coding sequence ATGAAAACTATCTATCTCGATAACAATGCCACCACCATGGTGGCTAAAGAGGTTCTTGATGCAATGATTCCTTATTTTCATGATAGTTATGGAAATCCATCGAGTATACACTCCTTTGGTGGTATGGTTGCTAAAGACCTGGCCGAGGCAAGGGAAAAGGTGGCAGCCCTTCTCGGTGCAGAGGCCGATGAGATCATCTTTACAAGTTGTGGCACCGAAAGCGATAATACAGCCATTTATTCTGCCATATCTTTGAATCCCCAGAAAAAACATATTTTAACCACCAGGGTGGAACATCCTGCAGTAAAGGTTCTGTGCGAGCACCTTGCAGTAAAAGGATACAGGGTCACATTTCTTCCTGTTGATAGTGAAGGTATGCTTGATATGGATGAATATAAAAAAAGCCTTACCCCTGATACAGCCATAGTAAGCATAATGTGGGCAAACAATGAAACAGGGGTCATATTCCCTGTGGAAGAGGCGGCTCAGCTTGCCCACGAAAAAGGCATCCTTTTCCATACAGACGCTGTACAGGCAGCAGGAAAGATACCCATAAATATGAAGAAGAATCAGATTGATATGTTATCCATATCAGGACATAAGCTTCATGCACCTAAAGGAATAGGCGCCCTTTATGTAAGAAAGGGGACAAAGTTCGCACCTTTTCTTACAGGAGGACACCAGGAAAAAAACCGCCGTGCTGGCACAGAGAATGTTCCGAGCATTATAGGCTTAGGTAAGGCATGTGAGCTGGCGCTAAATAACATGGATAAAGAGGATACATATGTTAAGTCTTTAAGGGACAGGCTGGAAAATGGGTTATTGTCGGCAATCCCTCAATGCAAGGTAAATGGCCACAGAGAGAGGAGACTACCCAATACCACCAATATAAGCTTTGAGTTCGTAGAAGGTGAAAGTATCCTTCTTCTTCTTGACCAGTTCGGCATATGTGCTTCATCTGGTTCGGCATGCACCTCAGGTTCACTTCAGCCCTCCCATGTCCTCCGTGCTATGGGGGTTCCATACACAATGGCACACGGCTCAATAAGATTTAGCCTGAGCGTCTATAATACAGAAGAGGAGATAGAATTTGTCATCAAGACCATACCTTCTATCATAGAAAAGCTGAGGAGTATGTCCCCTTACTGGATGACCGAACACCCTGTGTGTGCCACCAGTTAA
- the rsmA gene encoding 16S rRNA (adenine(1518)-N(6)/adenine(1519)-N(6))-dimethyltransferase RsmA: MLKKYLSQHLIKDRNILEKMVRLSGLDKNDLVLEIGSGQGDLTECLCEKAGFVYGIEIDRAFKRHLEQAMERHKNLKVLFCDFLNTRLTDFYKSSGGKKIKVFGNIPYKITAPIIFKIIDERDVVDSMFLTVQKEIGERIVSTPGHKTYGAVSVICQLLAQVKILMRLKSSIFVPPPKVDSVFISMVFKDDCHDISDGLIKFIRICFENRRKYLKNTLLRYFEYEKIEGLYSAKNLSSKIRAEQIAPFIFKDIYRFLNG, encoded by the coding sequence GTGTTAAAAAAATATCTATCCCAACACCTCATAAAAGACAGAAACATCCTGGAAAAGATGGTAAGGCTTTCAGGTTTAGATAAAAATGATTTGGTGTTAGAGATAGGTTCTGGACAGGGAGACCTCACAGAATGCCTGTGTGAAAAGGCAGGCTTTGTTTATGGCATAGAGATAGACAGGGCATTCAAAAGACATCTTGAACAGGCAATGGAAAGACACAAAAACCTCAAGGTTCTATTCTGTGATTTCCTTAATACGAGATTGACGGATTTCTATAAATCCTCAGGAGGCAAAAAGATAAAGGTCTTTGGAAATATCCCTTACAAAATAACTGCCCCTATTATCTTCAAGATAATAGATGAAAGGGATGTGGTGGACAGTATGTTTTTAACGGTTCAAAAGGAGATAGGGGAACGTATAGTATCCACGCCCGGCCATAAAACCTACGGTGCCGTCTCTGTCATTTGCCAGTTGCTGGCACAGGTGAAGATCCTTATGAGATTAAAATCATCCATATTTGTGCCACCACCAAAGGTTGACAGCGTATTTATTTCCATGGTATTCAAAGATGACTGCCATGATATATCAGATGGATTAATAAAATTCATCAGAATTTGTTTTGAAAACAGGAGAAAATACCTGAAGAATACCCTGTTAAGATACTTTGAATATGAAAAAATTGAAGGTTTATACAGTGCTAAAAACTTATCTTCTAAGATAAGGGCAGAGCAAATAGCACCCTTTATATTTAAAGACATTTACAGGTTTTTAAATGGATAA
- a CDS encoding DUF4911 domain-containing protein, with amino-acid sequence MEKTKRFIIRREMIGFLKSILESYEDVGILSVLDGSKGLVEIVYPVFFQDDLMNILKDMENYGIDFREVDYD; translated from the coding sequence ATGGAGAAGACAAAGAGGTTTATAATAAGGCGTGAGATGATCGGATTTCTCAAGTCGATCCTCGAATCATATGAAGACGTGGGTATACTCTCTGTCCTGGATGGATCAAAGGGTCTTGTGGAGATTGTATATCCTGTGTTTTTTCAAGATGACCTCATGAATATTTTGAAGGATATGGAAAATTACGGGATAGACTTTAGGGAGGTAGATTATGATTAG
- a CDS encoding TldD/PmbA family protein: protein MIREAEDIIKILSGDNSIYADIFVEKKNFTRIHLESSRFEKIEKGLDMGVGLRNVLPWKTFFASTNNFHKDHLLELSRSLKRSSKEEGNKIKDDLHFKEIKAQYPFSIDLDPMDVKLEKKLEMLKNMDNMARALEKRIKQVRVIYIDSRQDVSIFNSEGMAVEDTRKQVVLNITVVGEDKGEMQTAYESMGGFQGFDLFTEERIEGLVRKTVKRLSGLLEAREAPMGVKTVVLASEAGGTMIHEAVGHGLEADLAMEGMSCYKDMMGEQIASPLITVVDDKTTPHKRGTYAFDDEAVPSERTIIVEKGILKNYLFDRFHAMKYGKKSTGNGRRESFRFKPIPRMSNTMILPGKDKPEAIISSVDDGIYVVKMGGGQVDTVRGDFVFEISEGYLIEKGKIGDMIKNATIMGNGMTVLKEIDMVGNDLGFGIGTCGKDGQGVPVSDAQPTLRIPRIVVGGRAL from the coding sequence ATGATTAGGGAAGCAGAGGACATAATAAAGATACTCTCTGGCGACAACTCCATCTATGCAGATATATTTGTAGAAAAGAAAAATTTTACAAGGATCCATCTTGAATCATCAAGGTTTGAAAAGATAGAAAAGGGTTTAGACATGGGTGTGGGCTTGAGGAATGTATTGCCGTGGAAGACCTTTTTTGCCTCTACAAATAATTTTCATAAAGACCATTTACTGGAATTGTCCAGGTCACTTAAAAGGTCATCAAAAGAAGAAGGCAATAAAATCAAGGACGATCTTCATTTTAAGGAAATAAAGGCTCAATATCCCTTTTCCATAGATTTAGACCCTATGGATGTAAAATTAGAAAAGAAACTCGAGATGCTAAAAAACATGGATAATATGGCAAGGGCACTGGAGAAGAGGATAAAACAGGTAAGGGTCATATACATAGACAGTAGACAGGATGTAAGCATATTCAACAGCGAAGGCATGGCTGTGGAAGATACAAGAAAACAGGTGGTATTAAACATAACCGTGGTGGGTGAGGATAAAGGGGAGATGCAGACTGCCTATGAATCCATGGGCGGATTCCAAGGTTTTGATCTATTTACCGAAGAAAGGATTGAAGGCCTTGTGAGAAAAACAGTAAAGAGGCTCTCTGGTCTTCTTGAGGCAAGAGAGGCACCCATGGGTGTAAAGACAGTAGTTCTGGCATCAGAGGCAGGTGGAACAATGATCCATGAGGCAGTAGGACATGGTCTCGAGGCAGACCTTGCCATGGAGGGTATGTCATGTTACAAGGACATGATGGGCGAACAGATTGCATCACCACTTATTACAGTGGTGGATGATAAGACAACCCCCCATAAGCGGGGCACATATGCCTTTGATGATGAGGCCGTGCCATCAGAGAGGACTATTATTGTAGAAAAAGGGATTTTAAAGAACTATCTCTTTGATAGGTTCCATGCCATGAAATATGGAAAGAAATCTACAGGTAATGGCAGGAGGGAATCGTTTAGATTCAAGCCCATCCCCAGGATGAGCAATACCATGATCCTTCCTGGGAAAGATAAGCCAGAGGCAATCATCTCATCTGTAGATGATGGTATCTATGTAGTAAAGATGGGTGGTGGTCAGGTAGATACTGTAAGGGGAGACTTTGTCTTTGAGATCTCTGAGGGCTATCTCATAGAAAAGGGCAAAATTGGTGATATGATAAAAAATGCCACCATAATGGGCAATGGCATGACAGTCCTTAAAGAAATAGATATGGTAGGTAATGACCTGGGATTCGGTATAGGCACATGTGGGAAGGATGGTCAGGGTGTCCCTGTTTCAGATGCCCAGCCAACACTGAGGATACCCAGGATTGTGGTGGGTGGCAGGGCACTATAA